From Glycine max cultivar Williams 82 chromosome 11, Glycine_max_v4.0, whole genome shotgun sequence, the proteins below share one genomic window:
- the LOC102659713 gene encoding loricrin-like, with protein sequence MGTCWRVGIGDWGDNTHPRPAPLPCLDDVRDTGGGLDGNDSGSGGCDGGDIGGGGNANGDGSGDVMVVTTLMVTTNNNDISGDGNNGGGDDDRDSTSGGCSNVSGVGCIGGGGNNVIGDSDIDGDESGGGDM encoded by the exons ATGGGGACATGTTGGAGAGTTGGGATTGGGGATTGGGGAGACAATACTCATCCCCGTCCCGCCCCATTGCCATGTCTGGATGATGTTAGAGATACCGGTGGTGGTCTCGATGGTAATGACAGTGGCAGTGGTGGTTGTGATGGAGGTGACATTGGTGGTGGCGGCAATGCAAATGGTGATGGCAGTGGCGATGTGATGGTGGTAACAACATTGATGGTGACAACCAATAATAATGACATTAGTGGTGATGGTAACAATGGTGGTGGCGACGATGATAGAGATAGTACTAGTGGTGGTTGTAGCAATGTCAGTGGTGTTGGGTG cattggtggtggtggtaacaATGTCATTGGTGATAGTGACATTGATGGTGATGAAAGTGGTGGTGGTGATATGTAG
- the LOC100801693 gene encoding flavonol synthase/flavanone 3-hydroxylase-like encodes MLKNQPQPDWPEPIVRVQSLSENCEDSIPERYIKPSTDRPSIKSCNFDDANIPIIDLGGLFGADQHVSASILKQISDACKEWGFFQVTNHGVNPDLMDKVRETWREFFHMPMEVKQQYANSPKTYEGYGSRLGIEKGAILDWSDYYFLHYLPFSLKDYNKWPASPPSCREVLDGYGRELVRLCGRLMKAFSINLGLDEKILQNDFGGEDIGACLRVNFYPKCPRPELTLGLSSHSDPGGMTMLLPDDQVPGLQVRKCDDWVTVKPAKHAFIVNIGDQIQVLSNAIYKSVEHRVIVNSDKERVSLAFFYNPKSDIPIEPIKELVTPKRPSLYPAMTFDEYRLFIRMRGPRGKSQIESLKSPR; translated from the exons ATGTTAAAAAACCAACCACAACCAGATTGGCCTGAGCCCATTGTCCGGGTTCAGTCCTTATCCGAAAACTGCGAAGATTCAATCCCTGAAAGGTACATCAAGCCTTCTACTGATAGACCATCCATAAAAAGTtgtaattttgatgatgccaataTTCCAATCATCGACCTTGGGGGACTATTTGGTGCTGACCAACATGTCTCAGCCTCAATTCTTAAGCAAATCTCAGATGCTTGCAAAGAATGGGGCTTCTTCCAAGTCACTAATCATGGTGTCAACCCTGATTTGATGGACAAGGTCAGGGAAACTTGGCGTGAATTCTTTCACATGCCCATGGAGGTGAAGCAGCAATATGCAAACTCGCCAAAAACCTATGAAGGCTACGGAAGCAGACTTGGAATTGAGAAAGGTGCTATTCTTGATTGGAGTGATTACTACTTTCTTCACTATCTTCCCTTTTCACTCAAGGACTATAACAAATGGCCCGCCTCGCCTCCCTCTTGCag GGAAGTGCTTGATGGGTATGGGAGAGAGTTAGTGAGGCTATGTGGGAGGTTGATGAAGGCTTTCTCAATAAACCTTGGATTAgatgaaaaaatccttcaaaatgATTTTGGAGGGGAAGACATAGGGGCATGTCTAAGAGTGAATTTTTACCCTAAATGTCCACGGCCAGAGTTGACGTTGGGTTTGTCATCACACTCAGACCCTGGAGGAATGACTATGTTGCTTCCAGATGATCAAGTTCCTGGTCTTCAAGTTCGAAAATGTGATGATTGGGTTACTGTGAAGCCTGCAAAACATGCTTTCATTGTCAATATCGGAGACCAAATCCAG GTTCTAAGCAATGCAATTTACAAGAGTGTGGAGCACAGAGTGATAGTAAATTCAGATAAAGAGAGAGTCTCTCTTGCATTTTTCTACAACCCCAAAAGTGACATACCCATAGAACCAATAAAAGAGCTTGTAACACCGAAAAGGCCCTCACTCTACCCAGCAATGACCTTCGATGAATACAGACTCTTCATTAGAATGAGAGGACCTCGAGGCAAATCTCAAATTGAATCTTTAAAGTCTCCCAGATGA